The region TGGAAAAATTAAGATTTTACTGATGGGGATAAATACAAGCGCAATTAAAGGAAACAGCAGTTTCCATTTTTCTTCTAACACTAACTGTGATGTGTTTTGAAATTGAATATACTCCTCTTCAATTTGATTACGATATGCTCTTTGTCTATCATCTTTACTCACATACTTTTTAAAAACAACACCACATTGAACACATTCCACTGCTTGGCTGCCATTTTTATATGTGCAATTTGGACAATTCATAAAACCATAAAAAACTAAAAGTCAATATACCACATTATTTTACACAAAGGATTACTGAGCACAATAACCACCATCAATGCTTATTGAAGCTCCCGTAATATAGGAAGCTTTTTCTGAACATAAAAAATAGACCAATTCAGCCACTTCTTCTGGCTTCCCAATTCTCATCATGGGTATATTGGATCTTACTTTATTCTCTGTAGCTTCTATTTCAAGTAAATTTTTTTCTGCATATGCCTTTATTGCTTCATCATACAATGCCGTTTTAATAGCTCCCGGACATACACAGTTAACTCTTACATTCCACTTGGCATAATCCAATGCTGAACTTTTTGCCAATTGAGCAATGGCTGCTTTACTTAAACCATATGCAGCACTATTTTTTTTACCCACCAATGATTGATCAGATCCAGTAATTACGATTGCTCCTTGATTTTGTTTTTTCATGATGGGCATAACCGCTTTAAGTAAATTAAAAATTCCTTTAATATTAACATCAATCAGCAGCTCTAAATCACTTTGCTTGGTCTCTTCTACTGTGGCATAAAAATGCATTCCAGCATTGGCAAACAGCGCATCAATTGTTTTTGTTTTTTGTATAATTCTAGAAATCAATGAATTAACCTGATCGTAATCTGCAACATCGCAACTTAAAAATTCAATGTTGTTTATTTTTTGATTAGGCTTATTTTTATCTAAAATATAAACAGTGTAATCATTTTTTGCAAAAAGCAAGGCCGTTGCAAACCCTATTCCTGAAGCTCCTCCTGATATTACTATGGTCTTATTTGCCATTTTAAAACTGTCCCACAGAAAAGTGAAAGGTCCCAAGGTTTTCTCCAGCTCGTCTATCTAAAAGAACACCATAATCAAAACGCATAGGACCAAAAAATGTATTAAGCCTTATTCCAGCCCCTGCTGCCGTACGTATATTAAACACATCAAACTCATTATTTGTTAAATATGCATTACCTCCATCAGTGAACAGAGCTATATCAATTGATTCTGTTATTGGAACCAAGACTTCAAACAAATAATTAAACATACTATTTCCACCAGGTGCTTGATTGGTTAAGTTATCAGAACAGTTTTCTGGATCACCATTGGTTACTCCACCTATACAATTGAATCTTGCTCCTCTAAAACTTGAACTCCCACCTATTCTAAAGCGTTTTTCAATGGGTATATTCTCTTCTACAGTATCTCCATATGTCTCTGAAAACCCTAACCTAACCGATAAAACCGTACGAACTCGTTTGTATATTGGCCAATAAAAATTATTTTTTATATAAAGTTTCCAAAATTCTTGCTCCGATAAAAATGCTTTATCATACAATTCAAACTTAAACTGGTGATAGGTTCCTTTTATTGGGTTTAAAAAGTCATCTCTTAGATCTAAATCTGTTTCTAAAACCAGTGATCCAAAGCGTGCTGCTTGTTCATCTATTGGGTTTAAGCTTGCACCTTCTTCCACATTAAAAGGCTCTCTAAACTCCAAAATCCAGTTAAATCGTGGCCGTAACCGTTGAAGAAAAGCATTCTCTATACCTACTCTAAAAAGATTACGTTCCAAATCAAACTGTTGATCATCTACTCTTTCATTTAAAAAGCTTAAAGAAGCATTGGTTCGACCATAAATAAAAGGTTCAATATATGTTATCCCTAAACGTCTTTCTGTTGTTGTTCTGTCATTGAATTTCCTATTAAATCGAGTTAAGAGGTTTAATTGCCTACCTGTACCACCAATATTCACATGTCTATATTCTACCCTTGCTCTCACCCCATCATCCGTTGAAAAACCTGGACTAAGAATAACAGATCTTTTTTTTCTTTCCTTTAAGCGTACAACAACGTCTTGCAATTGATTAATAGGTTTGCTTTGTGTATCAATAAAAACTGACTCAAAAAATCCTGATTGAAGCAGATTTCTTCGACTTGAGCGAATTTTATCAGGATTTAAAACATCACCTTCTTTAAAATCTAAGTTTTTATTGATGATTCTTTCTTTAGTAGTTTGATTACCTTCTATTTTTACTTTTCCTATAAAAATCTTATTTCCTTCTTTAATATTCAATGCAATCTGATTATAACCTTCAGAAATGTCATTTATTTTTGGATAGTCAATACTAACGTTTTTGTAGCCAAGCACACGATATTCATTAATAAGTAGTTCAACTTGCTCTGACAGCTTTAATGGGCTGATTGCTTCATCAATTTTAAAATTCATTTTTTTATCTAATTGATTGTTGGTAAACACTGTATTACCAATATAAGTAAATTTTTTAAAAAATGACCTTTCACTGACATTAAACTTGGTTATTATATTCACTGATCTACTGGATAAGTTATAATTGTAATCAATGTCATCAACAAGAGTTCTTATGAAACCTTTATTTTGATAAAATGAAATCATTGAATCTACACTTTGCTCAAACTCATCTTTAACAAAAATATTTCTTCTTGACTGTGTTAATGAATATGCTTTGAACACTTTTTCCAAATTAATAAAGCTTTTATGATTAAGTTCTTTAAAACTTATATCATCAATAAAAAACCGATCTCCACGTGTGATATCAAATAAAATTTCAAGCTTTTTTTCTGTTTCATTTCTATAAACAATGACTTTTGTAAATGGATAACCTAACGCAGTATAAAAATCTTTAATTGCAGGAACGGCTGTAAACTTTGACCATGTTTCACCAAAAACTTTTTCAGATTGCATTGACAGTTGTTCTAATAAAACTGAACCTCTTTCAAACACAAATGTATTTCCTTTAAATTTTATTTCTACTAGTTTCCCCACATCTACATCTAAAACCAAGTCAGCATTTTTCTTTTCCGCATCAAAGTCCAAACGTATATTTTGAAAGTCAAACTGCCTATATCCATAGGACCTAATTTTTTGATCATATCTTCTCAATTTATCTTTGATTTTCAGTTCGTCACACAAAACTCCTTTATTTACAGGAATTTTTTTTAGAAGATTTTTTGGTAATCTCTGCTCACTTAAATAATTGAACTGAATAGATCGAACACGACAAGAAACTCCTTCTAAAAGAACAAAATCTATAGCATTATTTTTTTTTTGTTGATTTGTTAAAAGCTCATAATCAACTGCAACATTCCAAAATGATCGCTCACGGTAATAGTTCTTAATATTTTTTACCATATTATCAATTTCATATTCTGAATAATACTTACCGCCAACAAATTGCGATGCTTCAAACAATCTCTTTTTTGAAATATTTTTATAACCTTTGAAATTAACTTGATTTAAAAAAACTTTCTGCTTCACTTTTAAGGTAAAACCATTAGTAGTTTTTTCAACTATAATTTTTTCAACAGGATATCTTTGGTGCGAAAGCTTTATAAATTCAGAAATATCTTGCGGTGAATATTTTTCATTAAAATTATTTTTAACAAAATTTTGATACTCAATTTTATCTTCATTATTACTTACATTAAGCCATTTAACTGTAACTTTGGCAAAAACATTAATTGGGACACTACTAAATGTGATTATCCAGAAAATATATTTAATCAAAAAGCTTTTCATTAAAAATCAAACCTAAACTCAAAATCTAAACCAAAGTCCATCTGCTCATCATTGGAAATAGTATTATTATTATCTCTAATGTTACCTTGAATAGATAAGTTTCTACTAAAGTTTTGTTGTAAACGTAAATTTCTTTCAGCATTGGTTTGCAACAAATCTGTAGAATACAAAATTCTAAACCTCGGAAATATTTTTTTACCAATTAACACTCTTAAACCTGTGCTTTGTTGTTCTTCAGAAAAATATGGAATAAACTGCAATGTATCTACCACATTCACATCTCTTAACCCCTTCTCTAGTTTAGACTGAATTGGACTAGAAAGAACACTGGGCAAAAAAGAGCTTGATAGTCTGTTAGCTTGACTTTCAGAGTTAAGAAATTCATCCGCTTCAACACCAACTGTTAAAAGCGTCACAATACTAGTTTCATCTAAATAAGGATCACTTGACAGTAAAGCAACAATTTCATCCCCTTCACTGGTTATGTCTAAAATAATTTTTTTCTGTGAGACAGACGTTGTAGCTCGCAAATCAAATTTTGGATTAATATCATTTTGGTTTGTAAAAGTAATTGCTCCATTTTCTAGTTCAAAAATATTATCCAAAAACTCAACCTCACCATTAGTAATCTCTATGCTTCCTAATAAACCTAATTTCTGATTATTACCAATCAACCTTACTTCGCCTGTTAGCAAACCTTGCGCAATATTATTCTTTAAACGAAAAGTATTTGCAGTGGTTTTAAAGTTCATATCAAAATACATTGAAATATCTTCATCGTAATAAACTCTATCAATGTATTTTTGAGCTCCAAATGTTAAAACTCTACTTTGCCAATCCCATTTATCTTCATATTGACCATTTAAAACTGTAAAATCACCACCTAGTGTAGGGGCAGACATAGGACCTTTTAAAAAGACTGATCCCGAAAGTTCAACAGGCAACCATGTTGGAAACCTAAGATTTATTCTCTCTCCTCTTCCTTGTAAATTAACTATTGAGTTTAAAACCTTGGGTTGAATATTCACTTCCCCAAAAAGACCCAAGTCTCCACCGCCAAGTTTGCAGTTAAGCTCATTGACAAAAAGAACATTCTGCTGCAACTCACCATTTAAATTCAGCCGTTCAAAAGGATGTGGAAAAGCTTCAAGCTTAATAAACGCCTGTTCGGCTGTAACACTGCCTTGATAGTTAATTGCATCTGGCTTACCTGTCATTGCTAAATTAACTTTACCTATACCTTCAGAACGCTCTAAACCTATATCTAAAATCAACAGATTTTGTAGATCTACGTTTCCAGCAAGATTAATATTAACCAATGATGGAGACATTTGACCATAAAACTCTAAATCTGTTTTTTTATTGTCTACAAAATGTGTCAACGGAATATTTACAATACCTTGTTTAATATCTATGGAAAATGGCTTTTGATTATATATTTTCTCTGTCTGTCTCTGCATTATAATTTGATTCACTTGCAGATTGCCGTACATACTTGATAAATCATCAACCTTTCCGGAAAGATTAATGTTCGCACTAATAACCGTGGGTAAAGTTTTATAAAATGGCAACACTACAAAATCATTAAGTTCTGCTGAAACTTCAACTTTTTTAGTGTTAAGGTAAAACTTTCCCTGTGATACCAATTTATTTTCCCCAACAACCAT is a window of Oligoflexia bacterium DNA encoding:
- a CDS encoding BamA/TamA family outer membrane protein, which produces MIKYIFWIITFSSVPINVFAKVTVKWLNVSNNEDKIEYQNFVKNNFNEKYSPQDISEFIKLSHQRYPVEKIIVEKTTNGFTLKVKQKVFLNQVNFKGYKNISKKRLFEASQFVGGKYYSEYEIDNMVKNIKNYYRERSFWNVAVDYELLTNQQKKNNAIDFVLLEGVSCRVRSIQFNYLSEQRLPKNLLKKIPVNKGVLCDELKIKDKLRRYDQKIRSYGYRQFDFQNIRLDFDAEKKNADLVLDVDVGKLVEIKFKGNTFVFERGSVLLEQLSMQSEKVFGETWSKFTAVPAIKDFYTALGYPFTKVIVYRNETEKKLEILFDITRGDRFFIDDISFKELNHKSFINLEKVFKAYSLTQSRRNIFVKDEFEQSVDSMISFYQNKGFIRTLVDDIDYNYNLSSRSVNIITKFNVSERSFFKKFTYIGNTVFTNNQLDKKMNFKIDEAISPLKLSEQVELLINEYRVLGYKNVSIDYPKINDISEGYNQIALNIKEGNKIFIGKVKIEGNQTTKERIINKNLDFKEGDVLNPDKIRSSRRNLLQSGFFESVFIDTQSKPINQLQDVVVRLKERKKRSVILSPGFSTDDGVRARVEYRHVNIGGTGRQLNLLTRFNRKFNDRTTTERRLGITYIEPFIYGRTNASLSFLNERVDDQQFDLERNLFRVGIENAFLQRLRPRFNWILEFREPFNVEEGASLNPIDEQAARFGSLVLETDLDLRDDFLNPIKGTYHQFKFELYDKAFLSEQEFWKLYIKNNFYWPIYKRVRTVLSVRLGFSETYGDTVEENIPIEKRFRIGGSSSFRGARFNCIGGVTNGDPENCSDNLTNQAPGGNSMFNYLFEVLVPITESIDIALFTDGGNAYLTNNEFDVFNIRTAAGAGIRLNTFFGPMRFDYGVLLDRRAGENLGTFHFSVGQF
- a CDS encoding SDR family oxidoreductase; the protein is MANKTIVISGGASGIGFATALLFAKNDYTVYILDKNKPNQKINNIEFLSCDVADYDQVNSLISRIIQKTKTIDALFANAGMHFYATVEETKQSDLELLIDVNIKGIFNLLKAVMPIMKKQNQGAIVITGSDQSLVGKKNSAAYGLSKAAIAQLAKSSALDYAKWNVRVNCVCPGAIKTALYDEAIKAYAEKNLLEIEATENKVRSNIPMMRIGKPEEVAELVYFLCSEKASYITGASISIDGGYCAQ